A window of Pullulanibacillus sp. KACC 23026 genomic DNA:
ACACCGCAAATGCTGAAAGGCCGTATCCAGCTCTTCTATGAAGAGAGAAAATTAGCCTTTGCTGACAAAACGGTTACAGACATCGAAGGGATAAAAGAATGGCGGAGCATTTTTAAGAAAATAGGGACAGACCCTTCACGCTACCGTCCTTCTCATGAAGCGCTTATTCGTCGACTAATAAAGGACCAACCAATGCCTGAAGTCCAATCCGCTGTTGACCTGATGAACTTTTTCTCAATTCGCCATGAAATCCCTATGGGCCTCTATGATCTAGGCGCCATAGTTGGTGAGCAACTGGAGATTAGAAAAGGCCGATTAAATGATCATTACGAAGGGATCAATGGGCGTGACATGGGAATGGAGGGAAAGCTTTTATCCGCGGATGCAGCAGGCGCCTTTGGCAGCCCTATAGTAGACTCCAAGCGCACTATGGTGACGAAAAAAACGACAGATGCTCTGCATTTAGTGTACATCCGCCCGTCTATGGACCGCCAATCAGCCCGCGACCTCATGGCTCAATTGCAAACCCAATTTATACAAATTCATGGCGGAAAGTCATCGGCCCGCCTCATTACCGGAACAGAAGAGGAGATCATCTAATGAATACAGATAAATTCAGTGTAGACTACTTTAAAGAAGCTCTAACTTTACATGTTGAAAAGAACAAGGACTATGTGACGTTTACCCATGCTATGAACAGCTTCTACCGTTCAATGGTATCCACGATCATCGCTGATAACCTTAATAAGAATTTCGAACTTATTCGCCGATTAAAGAATCTAGATCAAGCGTACAATGACGTTAAAGAAGAGCTTTCCGAGAAAAATTCAGAACGCCCAAAAGCTTAAACGAAATAAGAAATTAACGGGTAAAATTGGGCTTTAGATGAAGCCCTCTCTTCTTTTTTTATTGGATTCAAAAATTGCAACTCATTGAATTTTAATTTTTTTAAAGGCTTAAGGTGTTCTTAAAGAGGGGCTAATTGATTATGTAGTTTTTTTTAAAAGATGAGGTTCTTAGAAGAAGATGACTCAAAATGAGGAAATGACGAAAAGAGATTCAATAGAAGTAAAAAGAGACTTACGCGGTTGGTTTAAAACGATGTTGTTACTTACACGTTCCGATAGTCTCAACTAGATCTGCTATCCATTTAATGAACGCAGTTTCTTTTTCAGTTAAATGGCGCCCTAAATTTTGTTCAAAATGCACTCTCAAAGTTTGTTCGGATCCCATCTATTACCGTTCACTCCTTTGATATTTCAACTCTGACTTCTATTATAACGCAGTCTCGCATTAAAGAGAACCTTATCTGATATGATTTTTCAGAGTAAATAGAAAATGCAGTCTAACCATTCCTATTATACCTCGTTTTGGAATCGGTTTCAATAGTGATTTTTGCTAGGTCGAAATGACTTATTAGTTAATCAAAGCGCCCGGGTCATTTGACTTTTTGGCATGAATCCCCTATGATAAAGTTACACTAACTATTTGAAATATGAACGAGAATGAACGAAGACATAACTTCAGCATCTTGTGCTAGATTCACAGAACGCTTGAGTTTTACTGTCCTTTTGATTAATCTTCGTTACATACATCATGGGTAGTGTACAATTTCGGATCTATTTTGGAGGTTTTTTAATGCACACAGGTACAGTAAAATGGTTTAATGCTGAAAAAGGTTTTGGTTTTATCGAAGTTGAAGGTCAAGACGATGTATTCGTTCACTTCTCCGCAATTCAAGGCGATGGCTTTAAAACTCTAGAAGAAGGCCAAACTGTTACTTTTGACATCGAGCAAGGTAACCGTGGACCACAAGCTTCTAACGTTGTTAAAGGTTAATTCTGCCTATAATGAGGAGGGCCTTCATAATGAAGGTCCTCTTTTGTTCGCCCCCCCTTTTTCACTACATCAAGAAAATGAGTCGAGTGGTTTACACCGCTCCTACCCCACAGTACTGTCCTTCCCAAACACCATTCAAAGCTCGCGATTCAAGTTTTAATCTTCATACCTGAATCCCATTGGCTCGGTCGAGGAACCGTAAAGATGAAAGAGAGGTAGGGCTTTCGTCGTTTTAGGTAGTAAAAAGAGGAGTAGCAGCCTCTGATTATTGTTATTTTTGAACGTGTTGTTAACTTGGAAGATGGATGAATTTGATTAGCAGTAAAAAGGAACCTTCATAATAGAAAAAGAGAATGCAGGAGTTCTACATTCGAGTGTTCAAAACAGTTTGTTTTCTGTTGCTTGACTTCTCAAGGTCCTGCTGTTTACCCTTTAAGCGGCCTGCTCTTCTAGAGAAAGGCAAACGAATCAGGGTAACACTTTGTAAAACAAGAAAACTTGGATCCACAGCTTGAGTTATATTACAAGCAGGAGACAAGTTTTTTTGTTTATCACTGAGGATCCACTTGTGCGGTATTCTTAAATACGAGATATTTGCTTCCAATAAAATTGATTCCTAAACCAACTAAAGTTGCGAGAAGCTTACTTGCCATCAACGAATGAAACAACGAGTGATGGAAGAAGACAAGCATTCCCTCAGTAACACCAAGGCTGAGCAAATTTATGCCTGCAAATAACACCATCTCTCGACTTGTCGGACGAGACACTGCCTCAAATGTCCAGTTTCGATTAACGATATAGCTGTTCAGCATGCCACAAATATAAGATAGACATTGAGCTATTGTATAAGGAATATGAAAATGCACAAAAAGGGCGAACATAAGGAGGTCAATCCCCGTGTTTACCCCACCAACAAGTCCGAATCTGATTAATTTGCCCATCTATTTATTACATTCGATTCCTTGGACCTCAAAACGAATGCCTCCTTTTCTGAATAAGAGCGTTCAAAATCAACAAGCCAATCTACTTACACTTTAACGGCATTACCTTAATAATTGTTTAAGATTATTTTACGGGTACGCCTAACTTGTCAAATGGCCCATTTAGCATTGGGAGGGGAATAGCGAATCATGGTTACGGCTAACTTGTCAAACGGACCATTTGGAGGCGAATAGCGAATCCTGGTTACACCTCATTCATTTTCGTATAACGACGATTCCCTATTTGCTCTAATCGAGAGCCTTTTTGGAGTCATAGCGTATTCTCGTTACGCCTAACTTTTTTAAGTGTAACGGCGATTCCCTATTTGCTCTAATCGGCGACCTTTTTGGGGCCATAGCGTATTCTCGTTACACCTAACTTTTTTAAGTGTTACGACGATTCCCTATTTGCTCTAATCGAGGGCTTTTTTGGAGCCATAGCGTATTCTCGTTACGCCTAACTTTTTTAAGTGTTACGGCGATTCCCTATTTGCTCTAATCGGTGACCTTTTTGGGGCCATAGCGTATTCTCGTTACGCCTCATTCATTTTCGTGTTACGACGATTCCCTATTCGCTCTAATCGGCGACCTTTTTGGAGTCATAGCGTATTCTCGTTACGCCTAACTTTTTTAAGTGTAACGGCGATTCCCTATTTGCTCTAATCGAGGGCCTTTTTGGAGTCATAGCGTATTCTCGTTACGCCTCATTCATTTTCGTGTTACGGCGATTCCCTATTTGCTCAAATCGGCGACCTTTTTTGGAGCCATAGCGTATTCTCGTTACGCCTCATTCATTTTCGTGTTACGACGATTCCCTATTCGCTCTAATCGAGAGCCTTTTTGGAGTCATAGCGTATTCTCGTTACGCCTCATTCATTTTCGTGTTACGACGATTCCCTATTCGCTCTAATCGAGAGCCTTTTTGGAGTCATAGCGTATTCTCGTTACGCCTAACTTTTTTAAGTGTAACGACGATTCCCTATTCGCTCTAATCGAGAGCCTTTTTGGAGTCATAGCGTATTCTCGTTACGCCTAACTTTTTTAAGTGTTACGGCGATTCCCTATTCGCTCTAATCGGCGACCTTTTTGGGGCCATAGCGTATTCTCGTTACGCCTCATTCATTTTCGTGTAACGACGATTCCCTATTCGCTCTAATCGAGAGCCTTTTTGGTGTCATAGCGTATTCTCGTTACGCCTAACTTTTTTAAGTGTAACGGCGATTCCCTATTTGCTCAAATCGGCGACCTTTTTGGGGCCATAGCGTATTCTCTTTACGCCTAATTTGTCAAACGGACCATTGAGAAGCGAATAGCGAATCCTGGTTACGCCTAGGTTCTCAAACTAGTTGCCCTTCTAAGATGAAACGGGAGAACCGTCCCCGCGTTCCGTCGTCCCCGCGTTCCCCCCCCGCGTTTCACCCCGCGTTTCACCATTGTTCAACTTCTTCAAGTGATGGTAAGGAAACGATTGCGCCGATTTTTGTACACACAATGGCTCCTACTTTGTTGGAAAAAACGATCACCTTTTGCAGTTCTTCAAAATCAGTTAAAATCGTTCGCGGGTCTTCAGATTGAGCGAGTTTGAACAAAGCGGCTCCAAC
This region includes:
- a CDS encoding GtrA family protein, producing the protein MGKLIRFGLVGGVNTGIDLLMFALFVHFHIPYTIAQCLSYICGMLNSYIVNRNWTFEAVSRPTSREMVLFAGINLLSLGVTEGMLVFFHHSLFHSLMASKLLATLVGLGINFIGSKYLVFKNTAQVDPQ
- a CDS encoding cold-shock protein, giving the protein MHTGTVKWFNAEKGFGFIEVEGQDDVFVHFSAIQGDGFKTLEEGQTVTFDIEQGNRGPQASNVVKG
- a CDS encoding phenylalanine--tRNA ligase beta subunit-related protein — its product is MVQLSIDPAIFASIPDFKIGMITYHDITVRETPQMLKGRIQLFYEERKLAFADKTVTDIEGIKEWRSIFKKIGTDPSRYRPSHEALIRRLIKDQPMPEVQSAVDLMNFFSIRHEIPMGLYDLGAIVGEQLEIRKGRLNDHYEGINGRDMGMEGKLLSADAAGAFGSPIVDSKRTMVTKKTTDALHLVYIRPSMDRQSARDLMAQLQTQFIQIHGGKSSARLITGTEEEII
- the yvfG gene encoding protein YvfG — translated: MNTDKFSVDYFKEALTLHVEKNKDYVTFTHAMNSFYRSMVSTIIADNLNKNFELIRRLKNLDQAYNDVKEELSEKNSERPKA